CTGGGGCGGCGCCGCCCCGGTATCCCACCACCCACCCAGCCTATCAGCCCGATGCCCTACCCGTTTAGGCCATTTTGTTCAGGGGCCGCCTGAAGAGACCGGGTCACGATCTTGCAAGGGGTTCTTGCGCGTGAAACCCTGGCCCGGACGGGCATCTTGGGGCCTAATGGGCGGACGGCGTTCGTGCCCAAGGGGAGGCAGATGAGCGACCCGGAGAACACCTCTGCCGTGACAGCCGGCGACCAGCAGCTGCTGGCCGAGCACCGCCGCATCCGCGAGCTGACCCGCCGGCTCGAGGAGACCGGGAATCTCGGTGAGCTCTTGACCCGCCTCACCGAGTTCCGCGCGGCCGTGGTCGCGCACTTCCTGAGCGAGGAGGCGGCGGACGGGTTCTACGACACGGTCCGCTCGATGGCGCCGCGTCAGATCGGGCGGGTGGACCAGCTGGAGAGGGAGCACCAGGCTCTTC
This sequence is a window from Candidatus Rokuibacteriota bacterium. Protein-coding genes within it:
- a CDS encoding hemerythrin domain-containing protein, whose amino-acid sequence is MSDPENTSAVTAGDQQLLAEHRRIRELTRRLEETGNLGELLTRLTEFRAAVVAHFLSEEAADGFYDTVRSMAPRQIGRVDQLEREHQALLADIDALAARALACLAGPVAEVLRGAPTLARRLRHHEAAEDEILFDTLYGDLGQGD